The Vibrio metoecus sequence TGAAGCCGGGCGTATTTACCTCGTGTACAACAACTACAATGTATTGATGAAGTGGAACCGCTCATACTACTTCGCTCTTGCAGTTAGCCATTTGGCGGATCGGATCAAATTCTGAGTGCTGCCTATCCAACACAAGGGCTCATTTGAGCCCTTTGTTTTTAGGTCGTTAGAGTATTTTTACGGAGACAATCAAGCTTGCTTGCTGAACGCGCTAGCCAAATGGCTTTATTTGCGGTGTTAATTCAACATCAAAGTTTCACCGCCGCCGCGCATGCGCTAGGGGTGTCGGTTTCCCATGTCAGTAAACAGCTTGCCGCGTTGGAAGCCTCGCTAGGGGTAAAGTTGGTGCAGCGTACCACGCGCAGTTTCACTCTGACCGATGCGGGAAATCTCTTCTACTCTCAGTGCCGTGAGCTGCTGACGATTGTGACCAATGCACAAAGTGAAATGGAAGATCAGCGTGATGAGGTGGCAGGCCTCCTCCGGCTTGGTTTATCGCAATCGTTCGGTACTTTGCATGTGTTACCTGCCTTAGAACAACTTCGCCAGCAGTACCCCGATCTTAGAGTCGAAGTACATCTGTTTGATCATAAAGTCGATATGCTTAAAGAAGGGCTCGATTTGTGGATCACCAGTAACGAGCAACTGCCGGAAGGCTATGTGGCGCAACGCATTGCAGATTGTCGTTTTGTGGTGGCTGCATCAGCAGAATATTTACTGCGTCATGGCACTCCGACTCAACCAGTGGAGCTGATGGATCATAACTGTTTGATTTATCGTAGTTGGGAGCGTGATTATACGCGTTGGTCATTCAGTCGGGATGGGCAAAGTCAAACCGTTAAAGTCTCCGGTAACTATTCAGTCGATTTGGCAGAAGCGGTGCGCGATGCCGCTGTGGCAGGGTGGGGCATCGCCTACTTAGCGACATATTTACTGCGTGATGAATTTCGTACAGGGCAGTTGATTCAACTGTTTCCTGAATGGTGTGCCAACCAGCAAATGCCGTTTTATGCGGTTTACCCAAGCCGTCAACATATGCCGAAAAAGACTTCGGCGGTCATCGAGTTCATCAAACATACGCTAGGCAATCCTTGTTATTGGGATTCACGCTTACAACCTTATGTGCGCTTTACCACGGGATAAGGCGTAATCGATTGTTGCTGATTTTCAAAAGATATTTTCCAAATGGAAAAGATAAGTTTTAAGCAAACGTTTAGTCTCAATAAAATCAGCAAGTTATGAAAATTCGCACTTTACGCCCCAGTTCAGTAATGAGTGATTAACAAACTGACCTTGCGCATACGATTTCCTTCACTAAAATCGCCGCTTTTCCTGTTCTACTCACATTTTGGGCGGCGTTATGTCATCACTCCTCGGTATGGGCGCAATTTTGCTGGTTGCGTGGCTATTTTCTACCAATAGAAAAAATATCAATTTGCGCACAGTCTCGTTAGCGTTACTGCTGCAAATTTTCTTCGCGTTACTGGTGCTGTACGTGCCAGCCGGTAAAGATGCACTGAATAGTGTGACAGGCGCAGTGTCACAACTGATCAACTATGGACAAGACGGAATTGGTTTTGTGTTTGGTGGCCTTGCCAATGGCAGTGTGGGTTTTGTGTTTGCGATCAATGTCCTCGGCATCATCATTTTCTTTTCCGCACTGATTTCTGGCCTTTACCATTTAGGCATCATGCCGAAAGTGATCAACCTGATTGGCGGTGGCTTGCAGAAACTGCTTGGCACAGGCCGTGCGGAATCCCTTTCCGCTACCGCAAACATCTTTGTCGGTATGATTGAAGCGCCGCTGGTGGTAAAACCTTATCTCCATAAAATGACGGATTCACAATTCTTTGCGGTGATGACGGGCGGCTTAGCTTCGGTTGCAGGTGGTACTTTAGTGGGCTATGCCTCTTTAGGCGTGGAACTTAACTACCTGATCGCAGCAGCATTTATGTCTGCGCCAGCAGGGCTATTAATGGCGAAAATCATGTTGCCTGAGACCGAAAAGGTTGATGTTGTAACGGCAGAAGATGAGTTGGATCTGCCGAAGGCAACCAATGTGGTTGAAGCCATTGCCGATGGTGCGATGTCGGGTGTGAAAATTGCCGTTGCGGTGGGCGCGACTCTGCTCGCTTTCGTGAGTGTGATTGCTCTGCTAAATGGCTTGTTAGGCTGGGTTGGTGGCTGGTTTGGCATCGAGCTGAGCTTTGAACTGATCATGGGTTATGTTTTCGCTCCTGTGGCGTGGCTGATTGGTATTCCATGGCAGGAAGCGATCACCGCAGGTTCGCTGATTGGTAATAAAGTGGTGGTGAACGAATTTGTGGCTTTCATTCAACTCATCGAAGTGAAGCAGCAGCTGAGTGCACACTCACAAGCGATCATTACTTTTGCTCTGTGTGGTTTTGCGAATATTTCCACCATGGCGATTTTGATTGGCGGTTTGGGCAGTTTGGTGCCTGAGCGTCGCGCCTTTATTTCAAAATACGGCTTCCGTGCGATTGGTGCAGGCGTATTGGCTAACCTGATGAGCGCATCGATCGCTGGGGTGATTTTATCTCTGTGATCACAGATTGATGGATTGAGGCCAGCGAGTATGCTGGCCTTTTTTATGGGCTTTTTGGCCAAGGCAAATAAGCTATGTTTCGATTCGTGAATCGCGCCGAAAAAGTATTGAAAGCGATGTTTCATCGAACTGTGTGCAGTGACACTGTGCCGAGAATCGTAAACTATTCAGTCGATTAACATGCAAAACTTTCACTCTAGAGTATTAGTTATAGGCGATATCATCTAATACAGGAGAGAAACATGAAGCGCTATTGCTTAGCGGCAGTAATTGCCGCCAGCTTGGGAGTAAGTTACTCCGCACAAGCTTACAATTGTGCCGGTGTGCCAGTGTGGGACAGCAACACCGTGTATGTCAGCAGCGACAAAGTTCAAAAAACCAACACCGCTTATCAAGCGCGTTACTGGACTCAGGGTAACGATCCGGCAACCCATTCTGGCTCATGGGATGCATGGCAAGTTCTTGGCCAATGTGACGGGGGAAGCAATAATCCTCCTCAAGTTTCCATTCAATCGCCGCTCAATAATGCCAAGATCCCACAAGGCTCCGTCGTCGGATTACAAGCCAATGCCTCAGATAGCGATGGCAGCATCACTCAAGTGGAATTTTTAGTCGGCACACAGCGTATCGCGATTGACCAGCAAGCCCCATACCAAGTGGATTGGACGGCAACGCTAGGAGCTACTTCAGTGACCGCGATTGCGACCGATAACCAAGGCGCAACATCAAGCAGTACGGTGAACATCAGCGTAACGCCTACCGGTAACCCAGTTCCGCCAACTGTGACGTTGACTAGCCCGACGGGTAGTGAACAGCTAACCGTGGGCGATGTTCTAGCCGTGGCCGCAAATGCCACTGACAGTGATGGCACTGTCAACGCCGTTGAATTTTATGTTGATGGTCAACTTGTTGTGACCGATAGCTCTGAGCCTTACCAGTTTAATTGGAATGCCGCAGTCGGCAGCCATACCTTTAAAGCCAAAGCCATTGATAACGACAACCAATCTACCGTGAGCCAAGAAGTGACTTTAACGGTCAGCAGTGGCTCGAATGCAGGTTGCGCGGGTTTACCTGTTTATTCGGCGGGAACCGCGTATTCGGCAGGGCAGTTGGTACAAAATAAGAACCAAAAATACCGCTGTGATATCGCCGGCTGGTGTTCTTCCAGCTCCGGTTGGGCGTATGAGCCAGGTGTTGGAAGTTATTGGAAAGAAGCATGGAGTGGTTTCGGTGCTTGTTCAACCCCACCTGTAGTGACATTAACCAACCCAACGGCTAACCAAGTGATTCTTGCTGGCTCCACTGTCAGTGTGGCGGCGCAAGCCAGTGATGCCGATGGCTCGGTCACGCAAGTGGAGTTTTTTGCGGGCAACAACAGCTTAGGGGTGGTGACTCAAGCGCCTTACGCGGTTAACTGGCTAGCAACCACCACGGGGAATCAAACCCTGAAAGCAGTGGCCACGGACAACGACAGTAACACCAGTGAAAGCGCAGTCAGCGTGACGGTGAGCGATCAAGATCTTGTGGTTTCACTGACTTCGCCGACATCCGGTCAAACCGTTGGTCTAGGTAAACCGGTTAACATTGCCGCCGATGCCACGTCACTAACCAATAATGTGGCGAAAGTGGAATTCGTGGTCAATGGTGCGGTAGTGGCAACGGATACAACAGAGCCTTTTGCTTACAGCTGGACGCCGAGTGCGATTGGTAACTATACCGTTGCAGCGAAAGCGACCGATGCTGCAAGAACGAGCGTGACCTCTTCTGCAGCCGCAATCAGCGTGGTAGAGCAAACTCAGAAGAAACATCGTCTGATCGGTTACTGGCATAACTTCGTCAATGGTGCGGGTTGCCCAATTCGTTTGGCGGATATGCCACAAGCGTGGGATGTGGTTGACATTGCCTTTGCAGAAAATGATCGCAACAGTACAGGAACGGTGCATTTCAACCTGTATGCCGGTGATATTTACAGCAGTTGCCCTGCGCTCGATCCTGTGCAGTTCAAGCAAGATATGAAAGCGCTACAAGCGAAAGGCAAAGTATTTGTGCTCTCTCTTGGTGGTGCGGAAGGCACGATCACTCTTAATAATGATCAAGATGAAGCCAACTTTGTGAACAGCTTAACGGCATTGATCAAAGAGTGGGGCTTCGATGGATTAGATGTGGATCTCGAAAGTGGCTCGAACCTTGTTCATGGCTCACAAATTCAAGCACGCTTAGGCCGAGCATTGAAGCAAATCGAGAAAAACATCGGTGGTGATATGTTCCTCACTATGGCGCCTGAACACCCTTATGTGCAAGGTGGTATGGTTGCCTACAGTGGAATTTGGGGCGCTTACATTCCGGTGATTAACGAAGTGCGTGACACGCTCGATATTCTACATGTTCAACTCTACAACAATGGTGGTTTGCCTAATCCGTATACCCCGGGGGCTGCACCAGAAGGCTCCGTGGATATGATGGTCGCCCAATCAAAAATGTTGATTGAAGGCTTTACTTTAGCCAACGGGACACGCTTTGAACCATTGCGTGACGACCAAGTGGCCATTGGTTTGCCATCAGGTCCAAGTTCGGCAAATTCTGGGCAAGCACCAACTCAAAATATCCTTGATGCGCTAGATTGCTTAACCAAAGGAACCCGTTGCGGCACCATTAAACCGGCCTTTGCCTACCCTAATTATGCTGGGGTAATGAC is a genomic window containing:
- a CDS encoding Ig-like domain-containing protein — its product is MKRYCLAAVIAASLGVSYSAQAYNCAGVPVWDSNTVYVSSDKVQKTNTAYQARYWTQGNDPATHSGSWDAWQVLGQCDGGSNNPPQVSIQSPLNNAKIPQGSVVGLQANASDSDGSITQVEFLVGTQRIAIDQQAPYQVDWTATLGATSVTAIATDNQGATSSSTVNISVTPTGNPVPPTVTLTSPTGSEQLTVGDVLAVAANATDSDGTVNAVEFYVDGQLVVTDSSEPYQFNWNAAVGSHTFKAKAIDNDNQSTVSQEVTLTVSSGSNAGCAGLPVYSAGTAYSAGQLVQNKNQKYRCDIAGWCSSSSGWAYEPGVGSYWKEAWSGFGACSTPPVVTLTNPTANQVILAGSTVSVAAQASDADGSVTQVEFFAGNNSLGVVTQAPYAVNWLATTTGNQTLKAVATDNDSNTSESAVSVTVSDQDLVVSLTSPTSGQTVGLGKPVNIAADATSLTNNVAKVEFVVNGAVVATDTTEPFAYSWTPSAIGNYTVAAKATDAARTSVTSSAAAISVVEQTQKKHRLIGYWHNFVNGAGCPIRLADMPQAWDVVDIAFAENDRNSTGTVHFNLYAGDIYSSCPALDPVQFKQDMKALQAKGKVFVLSLGGAEGTITLNNDQDEANFVNSLTALIKEWGFDGLDVDLESGSNLVHGSQIQARLGRALKQIEKNIGGDMFLTMAPEHPYVQGGMVAYSGIWGAYIPVINEVRDTLDILHVQLYNNGGLPNPYTPGAAPEGSVDMMVAQSKMLIEGFTLANGTRFEPLRDDQVAIGLPSGPSSANSGQAPTQNILDALDCLTKGTRCGTIKPAFAYPNYAGVMTWSINWDQHDGFNFSKPVGDKLSQMNNAQ
- a CDS encoding NupC/NupG family nucleoside CNT transporter — encoded protein: MSSLLGMGAILLVAWLFSTNRKNINLRTVSLALLLQIFFALLVLYVPAGKDALNSVTGAVSQLINYGQDGIGFVFGGLANGSVGFVFAINVLGIIIFFSALISGLYHLGIMPKVINLIGGGLQKLLGTGRAESLSATANIFVGMIEAPLVVKPYLHKMTDSQFFAVMTGGLASVAGGTLVGYASLGVELNYLIAAAFMSAPAGLLMAKIMLPETEKVDVVTAEDELDLPKATNVVEAIADGAMSGVKIAVAVGATLLAFVSVIALLNGLLGWVGGWFGIELSFELIMGYVFAPVAWLIGIPWQEAITAGSLIGNKVVVNEFVAFIQLIEVKQQLSAHSQAIITFALCGFANISTMAILIGGLGSLVPERRAFISKYGFRAIGAGVLANLMSASIAGVILSL
- a CDS encoding LysR family transcriptional regulator produces the protein MLAERASQMALFAVLIQHQSFTAAAHALGVSVSHVSKQLAALEASLGVKLVQRTTRSFTLTDAGNLFYSQCRELLTIVTNAQSEMEDQRDEVAGLLRLGLSQSFGTLHVLPALEQLRQQYPDLRVEVHLFDHKVDMLKEGLDLWITSNEQLPEGYVAQRIADCRFVVAASAEYLLRHGTPTQPVELMDHNCLIYRSWERDYTRWSFSRDGQSQTVKVSGNYSVDLAEAVRDAAVAGWGIAYLATYLLRDEFRTGQLIQLFPEWCANQQMPFYAVYPSRQHMPKKTSAVIEFIKHTLGNPCYWDSRLQPYVRFTTG